In Aspergillus luchuensis IFO 4308 DNA, chromosome 1, nearly complete sequence, the following are encoded in one genomic region:
- a CDS encoding uncharacterized protein (COG:S;~EggNog:ENOG410QDXZ;~InterPro:IPR020846,IPR011701,IPR036259;~PFAM:PF07690;~TransMembrane:12 (i21-43o63-81i88-106o118-136i148-172o178-197i248-274o286-306i334-355o361-381i393-416o428-450i);~go_function: GO:0022857 - transmembrane transporter activity [Evidence IEA];~go_process: GO:0055085 - transmembrane transport [Evidence IEA]), with the protein MEWNGPNDPANPRNFPPARRFMGIASVTLLAFVSAFAGAIYAPAQTAVLKDMNCSSEVAMLPLALYNLGLAFGPIVGAPLSETYGRKAVYLATTPVFMLFMIGGAVSNTISGLTLCRFFAAVFGSSNISNASATILDYTHDSERGTVLAIYYAVPTVAATLAPLVGGLIMIHTGEWSWTQWAPVILAAAFYPPLIFTRETYKAVILRRRATQLGIADVNRETTIDASFRHLFIILFQRPIHMLLTEPIVTFISLYNGFLFGLLYAFVISVPWVFEKYYGFDTTAQALSYLGVTVGNMVACIPHTVIDRYFFLPRLHSWKQAHEPSLKMPPESRLVSALGGSLLLPPSLLILSWTANFHVHWMVPIVFQGLSMFSCLLVYSGTNLYMMDTYGPLYGASASGAMMFSRYILSCAFPMFTLQMFEGLGVGWATSLLAAFTVLMAPMPWIFWIYGSQIRRASKYETTL; encoded by the coding sequence atggaatggaatggacCAAACGACCCTGCTAATCCTCGGAACTTTCCGCCGGCCAGACGTTTCATGGGAATTGCCAGTGTGACCCTGCTGGCCTTTGTCAGTGCCTTTGCGGGTGCCATCTATGCGCCTGCACAGACTGCAGTGCTGAAAGACATGAACTGCAGCTCTGAGGTCGCCATGCTCCCGCTCGCCCTATATAATCTGGGGCTAGCATTTGGGCCCATTGTTGGGGCACCCCTGTCTGAAACCTATGGTCGCAAAGCCGTCTATCTTGCGACTACTCCAGTTTTCATGTTGTTCATGATTGGTGGCGCCGTGTCGAACACTATATCGGGCCTGACACTGTGTCGTTTCTTTGCCGCTGTCTTTGGGTCATCAAACATCAGCAACGCCTCGGCAACCATTCTGGACTATACGCATGACAGCGAACGAGGCACCGTCCTCGCCATCTACTACGCAGTCCCGACTGTTGCTGCGACCCTGGCACCTCTCGTTGGGGGACTTATCATGATTCACACTGGGGAGTGGAGCTGGACACAATGGGCACCGGTAATTCTCGCGGCAGCTTTCTATCCCCCGTTGATATTCACCAGGGAGACCTATAAAGCGGTTATCCTACGACGTCGGGCGACGCAACTGGGCATAGCGGACGTGAACCGTGAGACAACTATTGACGCTAGTTTCCGGCACCTCTTTATCATTTTATTCCAGCGGCCTATTCATATGCTCCTGACCGAGCCCATAGTGACATTCATCAGTCTCTATAATGGATTTCTTTTTGGTCTGTTGTATGCATTCGTGATTTCCGTTCCTTGGGTATTTGAGAAGTATTATGGGTTCGATACGACCGCCCAGGCACTTTCGTATCTTGGTGTGACCGTGGGCAATATGGTTGCTTGTATACCCCACACTGTGATAGACCGgtacttcttcttgccgCGGCTGCACTCGTGGAAACAAGCCCACGAGCCGAGTCTCAAAATGCCTCCGGAGTCTCGTCTTGTATCAGCGTTGGGGGGCAGCTTGCTACTTCCACCATCGTTACTCATTCTTAGTTGGACTGCTAACTTCCATGTCCATTGGATGGTACCCATAGTATTCCAAGGCCTTTCGATGTTTTCCTGCTTGCTGGTGTATTCCGGGACGAACCTCTACATGATGGACACTTACGGTCCACTTTATGGTGCATCTGCCTCAGGCGCAATGATGTTCAGTAGATACATACTCAGCTGCGCGTTCCCTATGTTCACTCTCCAGATGTTTGAAGGGCTTGGTGTAGGCTGGGCAACCAGTCTTTTGGCTGCTTTTACTGTTCTTATGGCTCCGATGCCGTGGATCTTTTGGATTTATGGATCGCAGATTAGGAGGGCGAGCAAGTATGAGACTACTCTATGA
- a CDS encoding enoyl-CoA hydratase/isomerase family protein (COG:I;~EggNog:ENOG410PJ85;~InterPro:IPR001753,IPR029045;~PFAM:PF16113,PF00378;~go_function: GO:0003824 - catalytic activity [Evidence IEA]), whose translation MADHRPIIVRLQGHIAVITLNRPDQLNALGQDHYYQLGETLRQLEKNPDINITILTGTGRYFSAGTDVRSAFGNKLHGTDIRRNMSGTLFNNLDLTHTFTSFSKILIVALNGPVVGLPAALVAQADFIYAAPHTFLLTPFSSLGLAAEGAASRSFVRRLGISKASEALIMSKRIPCDELAACGFVNGVVSSPSGKPEDSVGFLEQVLAEVHRRFDSHTAHSCLGRIKGLIRGTEKMIDEQHNYLEVLEGLEMIATGVPGQQIQAMVKGQKKHKL comes from the exons ATGGCTGACCACCGTCCGATCATAGTCCGTCTCCAAGGCCACATAGCCGTCATAACACTCAATCGGCCTGATCAGCTTAATGCACTGGGCCAGGATCATTATTATCAACTCGGTGAAACTCTCCGCCAGTTGGAGAAAAACCCCGACATTAATATAACAATTCTCACTGGTACAGGGCGATACTTTTCAGC GGGTACCGATGTCAGATCTGCCTTCGGAAACAAGCTCCATGGAACGGACATCCGGCGCAACATGAGTGGCACTTTATTCAACAACCTGGACCTCACTCATACCTTCACCAGTTTTTCAAAGATACTGATTGTGGCACTGAATGGCCCTGTTGTGGGGCTTCCGGCGGCGCTCGTCGCACAAGCAGACTTCATCTATGCCGCACCGCacaccttcctcctcacgcCATTTTCTTCGCTCGGCCTTGCAGCGGAAGGTGCAGCGTCTCGGTCCTTTGTGCGGCGCCTCGGCATATCCAAAGCAAGCGAGGCTTTGATTATGAGCAAAAGAATTCCCTGCGACGAACTTGCTGCCTGCGGATTCGTCAACGGAGTggtctcttccccttcgggGAAGCCAGAAGACTCGGTCGGGTTTCTGGAGCAGGTCCTTGCTGAAGTGCACCGACGATTTGACTCACACACCGCACACTCCTGCCTAGGGCGCATTAAAGGGTTGATACGTGGAACAGAGAAGATGATAGATGAACAACATAACTACCTCGAGGTTCTTGAGGGGCTGGAAATGATCGCAACTGGCGTGCCAGGGCAGCAGATTCAGGCAATGGTGAAGGGCCAGAAGAAGCATAAGTTGTGA
- a CDS encoding uncharacterized protein (COG:S;~EggNog:ENOG410PJ7E;~InterPro:IPR029058), whose translation MILRPHLKFSVYRREAWPSRSAAAESFRRKPFYQTWDRRVFAEFVKYGLRDVSVDTGISGKDSQPQMTTPVRLTTPVLCELASFARPYHNLPAPDAAIGDSRNRLTHPDLDPQVMTSLPFYRPEVTELFPRLPYLRPSVLYIYGSESHMSLPELRSDKLRTTGIATGGSGGAAAGRVREVVMQGFSHQVPLEAVNECAEEISSWLACESRRWCREEQAFHNRRGNAASSDSRTIDKDWKVYVPRGNRVKPNM comes from the coding sequence ATGATCCTGCGGCCACACTTAAAGTTCTCGGTGTACAGGCGGGAAGCGTGGCCATCCCGATCTGCAGCGGCTGAATCCTTTCGCAGAAAACCCTTCTATCAAACCTGGGATCGCCGCGTCTTTGCGGAATTCGTAAAATACGGCTTGCGCGATGTCTCGGTGGACACTGGAATCAGTGGTAAGGATAGTCAGCCTCAAATGACAACACCGGTAAGACTCACTACCCCTGTTCTGTGTGAGCTTGCCTCCTTTGCGCGGCCATATCACAATCTCCCTGCCCCAGATGCAGCGATAGGCGATTCTAGAAACCGCCTCACGCACCCGGATCTCGACCCTCAGGTCATGACATCGTTGCCGTTTTATCGTCCAGAGGTAACTGAACTTTTCCCTCGGCTGCCCTACCTACGACCGAGTGTCCTTTACATCTACGGTAGTGAGTCCCATATGAGCCTTCCGGAGTTGAGGAGCGACAAACTGCGGACTACAGGAATTGCTACCGGAGGCAGTGGCGGGGCTGCAGCTGGTCGCGTGCGCGAGGTCGTCATGCAAGGGTTTTCACACCAGGTGCCGTTGGAAGCGGTCAATGAATGCGCAGAGGAGATATCTAGTTGGCTAGCCTGCGAATCAAGGCGCTGGTGTAGAGAGGAACAGGCTTTTCACAATAGGCGGGGTAACGCTGCCAGCTCTGATTCAAGGACTATCGACAAAGACTGGAAAGTCTATGTTCCAAGGGGTAATCGAGTGAAGCCGAACATGTAA